In a single window of the Alosa sapidissima isolate fAloSap1 chromosome 18, fAloSap1.pri, whole genome shotgun sequence genome:
- the LOC121689978 gene encoding HAUS augmin-like complex subunit 3 has translation MSGVHFVETLFRLGYPEASTLKPTEFDWMFDDTAETQEFLRFFCGLGAQNVLSEEEKRGYTSLVELGKPILTELELEKLEQLMRSRQLELNEEDESDELVDVVEDTADESLVELQQELENLHKQKRLKHQRLLQLQGLGQRYADGASALSESAQSQEQDDGGAEPVAVAKALAKENVTTNVVLQDLQGEVKKLQGLVFAESDDVEKQQEYLQMECHSRRSAALLSLLPLQPYLQEVQLALHNIMGHYKRCLAEETSMLDEEGDDGKEEGDVVERNKGELARLQAAFLLVQAQLVQARAEEAGARASKEWLSQKRSSDAQSVPPDPDATPTVPADRLLALLHHCAKALCLPVLLADARDQAETVKHVATLQEHLWGALLSQLTQLELLRALLGAERDAHVAALTRTERLARTLEEEEAAWASRRSVELRRLQESVPGPQSEPILSTKDPTVKRLLAMLESPEETDRCFDCLVDLTDLISAQSAEVQQLGGSKGLAVAELQSLQVGLEEEHEALRRTALSEAGQVQLSPQDMSETMQELEKQTASFFKQLQQVTAELSSKRSLLKRSAPLRWERELYVLFHLDPSQLSRVLEDWEDHE, from the exons ATGAGCGGGGTCCACTTTGTGGAGACTTTGTTTCGCCTGGGCTATCCAGAAGCCTCTACTCTGAAGCCCACAGAGTTTGACTGGATGTTTGATGACACCGCGGAAACCCAGGAATTCCTGCGCTTCTTCTGCGGTCTTGGAGCCCAGAATGTTCTGTCTGAGGAGGAGAAGCGTGGGTACACAAGCCTAGTTGAGTTGGGCAAGCCCATCCTGACCGAGCTGGAGCTTGAGAAATTGGAACAGCTGATGAGGTCAAGGCAACTGGAGTTAAACGAGGAAGATGAGAGTGATGAGCTCGTGGATGTGGTGGAGGACACTGCTGACGAGAGTCTTGTGGAGCTCcagcaggagctggagaacCTGCACAAGCAGAAGCGTCTGAAGCACCAGCGTCTGCTCCAGCTCCAGGGTCTGGGGCAGAGGTATGCTGACGGTGCCTCGGCCCTCTCTGAGAGCGCTCAGAGCCAGGAGCAGGACGACGGAGGAGCGGAGCCCGTGGCGGTGGCGAAGGCTCTCGCCAAGGAGAACGTGACCACTAACGTGGTGCTGCAGGACCTCCAAGGCGAGGTGAAAAAGCTGCAGGGCCTCGTGTTTGCAGAGAGTGATGATGTGGAGAAGCAGCAGGAGTACCTGCAGATGGAGTGCCACTCCCGCCGCTCGGCTGCCCTGCTCTCCCTTCTCCCACTGCAGCCGTACCTGCAGGAAGTGCAGCTCGCCCTCCACAACATTATGGGTCACTACAAG AGGTGCCTTGCTGAGGAAACGTCTATGTTGGATGAGGAGGGGGATGATGGAAAGGAGGAGGGTGATGTGGTGGAGAGGAACAAGGGCGAGCTGGCGCGGCTGCAGGCGGCCTTCCTGCTGGTCCAGGCACAGCTGGTGCAGGCGCGGGCAGAGGAAGCTGGAGCCAGGGCGTCCAAGGAGTGGCTCTCACAAAAGAGGAGCTCCGATGCACAG TCTGTGCCCCCCGACCCCGACGCTACCCCTACCGTGCCAGCGGATCGTCTCCTCGCCCTCCTTCACCATTGTGCCAAGGCGCTCTGCCTGCCTGTGCTCCTGGCGGACGCCCGGGATCAGGCTGAGACGGTGAAGCACGTCGCCACTCTGCAGGAACACTTATGGGGGGCGCTGCTGAGCCAGCTCACCCAGCTGGAGCTGCTGCGGGCGCTGTTGGGGGCCGAGCGGGACGCTCACGTCGCCGCCCTCACACGCACGGAGCGACTGGCGCGCAccctggaggaggaagaggccgCGTGGGCGTCCCGGCGAAGTGTGGAGCTGAGGCGTCTGCAGGAGAGCGTGCCCGGTCCTCAGAGTGAGCCCATCCTCAGCACTAAAGACCCCACCGTCAAGAG GTTGCTGGCCATGCTGGAGTCTCCTGAGGAGACTGACCGCTGCTTTGACTGTCTGGTCGACCTCACAGACTTGATCTCTGCCCAGTCGGCTGAGGTCCAGCAGCTGGGTGGCTCTAAGGGCTTGGCCGTGGCTGAACTGCAGAGTCTGCAGGTTGGTCTGGAGGAGGAGCATGAGGCTCTGAGGCGGACTGCTCTCTCTGAGGCCGGGCAGGTGCAGCTGTCCCCGCAG gacATGTCTGAAACCATGCAAGAGTTGGAGAAGCAGACTGCCTCCTTCTTCAAGCAGCTGCAGCAGGTGACTGCTGAGCTCTCCTCGAAGCGCTCCCTGCTGAAGCGGAGCGCCCCCCTGAGGTGGGAGAGGGAGCTGTATGTGCTCTTCCATCTGGACCCGTCCCAGCTGAGCAGAGTGCTGGAGGACTGGGAGGACCACGAGTGA
- the c18h4orf48 gene encoding neuropeptide-like protein C4orf48 homolog isoform X1, protein MFGQCTSVYKKRRILIRISGMLCSGMVSSAALRAMMLLLAVQLLCLRPISAEQEAGTVIPAESRPCVDCHAFEFMQRALQDLKKTAFNLDSRTESLVLRAEQRALCDCMPGTTLR, encoded by the exons ATGTTTGGTCAATGCACGAGTGTCTATAAAAAACGGAG gaTCTTAATCCGAATCAGTGGCATGTTGTGTAGCGGGATGGTGTCGAGTGCAGCTCTGCGGGCGATGATGCTGCTCCTGGCGGTCCAGCTTCTCTGCCTCAGACCGATCAGCGCCGAGCAGGAGGCTGGTACAGTCATTCCTGCTGAGA GCCGGCCATGTGTGGATTGTCATGCCTTTGAATTCATGCAGAGGGCTCTGCAGGACTTAAAGAAGACAGCCTTTAACCTGGACTCCCGG acGGAGAGCTTGGTGTTGCGGGCAGAGCAGAGGGCCCTGTGTGACTGCATGCCTGGCACCACACTGCGCTGA
- the c18h4orf48 gene encoding neuropeptide-like protein C4orf48 homolog isoform X2 — MLCSGMVSSAALRAMMLLLAVQLLCLRPISAEQEAGTVIPAESRPCVDCHAFEFMQRALQDLKKTAFNLDSRTESLVLRAEQRALCDCMPGTTLR, encoded by the exons ATGTTGTGTAGCGGGATGGTGTCGAGTGCAGCTCTGCGGGCGATGATGCTGCTCCTGGCGGTCCAGCTTCTCTGCCTCAGACCGATCAGCGCCGAGCAGGAGGCTGGTACAGTCATTCCTGCTGAGA GCCGGCCATGTGTGGATTGTCATGCCTTTGAATTCATGCAGAGGGCTCTGCAGGACTTAAAGAAGACAGCCTTTAACCTGGACTCCCGG acGGAGAGCTTGGTGTTGCGGGCAGAGCAGAGGGCCCTGTGTGACTGCATGCCTGGCACCACACTGCGCTGA
- the LOC121689371 gene encoding negative elongation factor A-like, whose amino-acid sequence MASMRDSDTGLWLHNKLGSTDELWAPPSIASLLTVSVIDNIRLCFSSLSPPVKLKLLLGMLHLPRRTVDEMKEALTEIIQLATVDSEPWVLMVADILKTFPETGSLNLDLEEQNPNVQDILGELREKVNECDASSMLPLECQYLNKSALTTLVGPLNPPIKHFQLKRKPKSATLRAELLQKSTETAQQLKKTAGVPFHAKGRGLVKKIDTTTPLKGIPKAPFRSPTAPSMFSPPSTRTPIAPARTPLRKERGVKLLDISELDMVGAGREAKRRRKTLDTETGEKAAKEEAVVENATPDYAAGLVSTQKLGALNESALPSTSYLPATPSMVPSSSYIPSSESQPAGAGGVAREAGRQPEETAPPGGGAQLAGQFKQRPPMYNASTASPSTPTSPSQPISTPVNNAPPAAATPTQPEAPTPTQPAAAQPSPTPAPIAAPQQPQPKKNLSLTREQMYAAQEMFKTANKVTRPEKALILGFMAGSRENPCPEQGDIIQIKLSEHTEVLPKADGTGSTTMLVDTVFEMNYSTGQWTRLKKYKPITNVS is encoded by the exons atggcgtcgatgAGGGATAGCGACACCGGCCTGTGGCTTCACAACAAACTAGGCTCAACAGATGAACTCTGGGCACCTCCCAGCATTGCTTCGTTGCTCACAGTGTCGGTTATTGACAACATACGATTATGTTTTTCGAGTTTGTCGCCGCCAGTGAAGCTGAAACTGCTGCTTGGGATGCTGCATCTGCCGCGGCGGACTGTTGATGAG ATGAAGGAGGCTTTGACGGAGATCATTCAGCTTGCCACGGTGGATTCCGAGCCCTGGGTCCTGATGGTGGCCGACATACTCAAGACCTTCCCAGAGACAGGGTCACTCAACCTGGACCTGGAGGAGCAGAACCCCAATGTGCAGGACATACTGGGAGAGCTCCGTGAAAAGG TGAATGAGTGCGATGCGTCGTCCATGCTGCCGCTGGAGTGCCAGTACCTGAACAAGAGTGCTCTGACCACACTGGTGGGACCCCTCAACCCCCCTATCAAGCATTTCCAACTCAAGAGGAAACCCAAGAGCGCCACCCTCAGGGCAGAGCTGCTACAGAAAT CCACAGAGACGGCGCAGCAGCTGAAGAAGACGGCAGGCGTACCCTTCCACGCCAAAGGCAGAGGCCTCGTCAAGAAAATAGACACCACCA ctccctTAAAGGGGATCCCTAAGGCCCCATTCCGTAGCCCAACTGCCCCCAGCATGTTCAGTCCCCccagcacacgcacacccatCGCCCCTGCACGCACCCCCTTGCGCAAGGAAAGGGGCGTCAAG TTATTAGATATTTCAGAACTGGACATGGTTGGAGCAGGCAGAGAAGccaagaggagaagaaagacactgg acacagagaccgGAGAGAAGGCTGCCAAAGAGGAAGCCGTGGTTGAGAATGCCACGCCTGACTACGCTGCTGGCCTGGTGTCCACACAG AAACTGGGGGCTCTGAACGAGAGCGCCCTGCCCTCCACCAGCTACCTACCAGCCACGCCCAGCATGGTCCCCTCGTCCTCCTACATTCCCAGCTCCGAGTCACAGCCTG CAGGTGCAGGTGGTGTCGCACGCGAGGCCGGTCGACAGCCTGAGGAAACGGCGCCCCCTGGGGGCGGTGCCCAGCTGGCCGGACAGTTCAAGCAGCGGCCGCCCATGTACAACGCCAGCACGGCCAGCCCCTCAACCCCCACCTCGCCCAGCCAGCCAATCAGCACGCCAGTCAACAACGCCCCTCCCGCCGCCGCCACGCCCACCCAGCCGGAGGCTCCGACGCCCACACAGCCAGCCGCGGCCCAGCCCTCGCCAACCCCTGCACCCATCGCCGCCCCCCAGCAGCCTCAGCCCAAAAAGAACCTCTCTCTCACG agAGAACAGATGTATGCCGCACAGGAGATGTTCAAGACGGCCAACAAGGTCACAAGACCAGAGAAAGCTCTCATCCTCGGCTTTATGGCTGGATCCCGAG AGAATCCGTGCCCGGAGCAGGGTGACATCATCCAGATCAAACTGAGCGAACACACGGAGGTCCTGCCCAAGGCGGACGGCACAGGCAGCACCACCATGCTGGTGGACACAGTGTTCGAGATGAACTACTCCACCGGCCAGTGGACCCGCCTCAAGAAGTACAAGCCCATCACCAACGTCTCCTGA